Proteins encoded by one window of Cannabis sativa cultivar Pink pepper isolate KNU-18-1 chromosome 4, ASM2916894v1, whole genome shotgun sequence:
- the LOC115713053 gene encoding wall-associated receptor kinase-like 14 gives MNTPPTIFVLLIIIVLLVVISSSEADHSHGSNDCQRFCKGDSVPYPFGFSQGCKIQLNCSDNGEKRIGEFLVNNITSTSIFINLPAKCNRSIESIKPLFGSHYGLTWNNSLLLQDCTSSRVNGCVIPMSFVENRVVDVQDCKIPNKNDSLSCFSKNSDTDIMNFNAVKGTSCKLLFASIALDSVNSFQFQRLELGWWLNGSSNMSCDRNANSMHVTLPEGKTGVRCFCNEGFHGDGFLAGSRCRKVSACSPRKYMSSKCGKFSKVGVLIAGIIFGAVLMVILTFLCHVVRRRSTCLKNRMSAKRLLCETGNSSVALYPYKEIEKATNGFSESRRLGTGAFGMVYEGKLFNDELVAIKKIKHRDNNSIEQVMNEIKLLSSVSHPNLVRLLGCCIEQGEQILVYEFMPNGTLSQHLQRERGKGLPWTIRLTIASETAKAIAYLHSAMNPPIYHRDIKSSNILLDFNFKSKVADFGLSRLGLIETSHISTAPQGTPGYVDPQYHQNFHLSDKSDVYSFGVVLVEIITAMKVVDFTRPQTDVNLAALAVDRIGKGCVDDIIDPFLEPNRDAWTLYSVNKVAELAFRCLAFHSDMRPSMMEVAEELEQIRRSGWATMEENTFASSVVSSCSSPYNGSESLGSVTSKKGGGVGSQRLFLPQKIDDNLESMEEEEEKESSPVSVQDPWFSEQSSPSTNSLLGNVVR, from the exons ATGAATACCCCACCAACAATTTTCGTTCTTCTCATCATAATAGTTCTTCTCGTAGTTATTTCTTCAAGCGAAGCTGACCATAGCCATGGCTCAAACGATTGCCAAAGGTTTTGCAAAGGTGATTCTGTACCGTACCCGTTTGGGTTCTCACAAGGTTGCAAAATCCAATTGAATTGTAGTGACAATGGCGAAAAGAGAATCGGAGAATTTTTAGTCAATAACATCACATCAACAAGCATCTTCATCAATCTCCCAGCGAAATGTAACCGTTCGATTGAATCAATCAAACCCCTTTTTGGTTCACACTACGGTTTGACTTGGAATAACAGTCTCTTGCTCCAAGACTGTACTAGCTCTCGTGTTAATGGCTGTGTCATACCCATGAGCTTCGTTGAGAATCGGGTCGTCGATGTACAGGACTGTAAGATTCCTAACAAGAACGATTCTCTCAGCTGTTTCTCTAAGAATTCTGATACTGATATTATGAACTTCAACGCCGTGAAGGGAACTTCGTGTAAGCTATTGTTTGCTTCGATCGCCCTTGACTCAGTCAACTCGTTCCAGTTTCAGAGGCTGGAATTGGGTTGGTGGCTCAATGGGTCCTCAAATATGTCATGTGATCGAAACGCAAATTCTATGCATGTTACTCTTCCCGAAGGTAAAACAGGGGTCCGGTGCTTTTGTAATGAAGGGTTTCACGGAGATGGGTTTCTCGCCGGCTCCCGTTGCCGGAAAG TTTCAGCATGCAGCCCTCGAAAGTACATGTCTAGCAAATGTGGAAAATTTAGTAAAGTGGGTGTTCTTATTGCAG GGATAATATTTGGAGCTGTTTTGATGGTCATCCTAACTTTCCTCTGCCACGTTGTCCGAAGGCGTTCTACTTGTTTGAAAAACCGGATGAGTGCAAAGCGCCTTCTATGTGAAACTGGCAATTCCAGTGTTGCTTTATACCCCTACAAAGAAATCGAAAAGGCCACCAATGGCTTCTCAGAAAGTCGAAGACTTGGAACCGGTGCCTTTGGTATGGTTTATGAAGGAAAACTCTTCAATGATGAGTTGGTTGCTATAAAAAAGATCAAACATAGAGACAATAACAGcattgagcaagttatgaatgAGATCAAACTACTTTCATCTGTTAGTCACCCGAATCTGGTGCGCCTCTTAGGTTGCTGCATAGAGCAAGGCGAGCAGATCCTTGTGTATGAGTTTATGCCTAATGGAACTCTATCTCAGCATCTACAAAGAGAAAGGGGTAAAGGGCTTCCATGGACTATAAGGCTTACCATTGCTTCTGAAACTGCTAAGGCTATAGCTTATCTCCACTCTGCCATGAATCCACCAATTTATCACAGGGATATCAAATCTAGCAACATACTATTAGATTTCAACTTCAAGTCAAAGGTAGCAGATTTTGGGCTTTCTAGACTTGGCTTAATAGAAACATCACACATATCAACAGCCCCACAAGGGACTCCAGGCTATGTGGATCCTCAGTACCATCAAAACTTTCATCTCTCAGATAAAAGTGATGTGTACAGTTTTGGGGTAGTTTTGGTTGAGATAATAACAGCAATGAAAGTGGTTGACTTTACTAGACCTCAGACTGATGTGAACTTGGCTGCACTTGCTGTTGATAGGATTGGAAAAGGGTGTGTGGATGATATAATAGATCCATTCCTTGAACCAAATAGAGATGCATGGACACTTTACTCTGTAAACAAGGTAGCCGAGCTTGCATTCAGATGTCTCGCGTTTCATAGTGACATGAGACCTTCAATGATGGAAGTAGCCGAAGAACTCGAACAAATCAGGAGAAGCGGATGGGCTACAATGGAGGAAAACACATTTGCTTCATCAGTTGTGTCCTCTTGTTCATCGCCTTACAACGGGAGCGAATCACTTGGTAGCGTGACATCAAAGAAAGGTGGCGGTGTTGGGAGTCAGAGATTGTTTCTTCCACAAAAAATAGATGATAACTTGGAGTCaatggaagaagaagaggagaaggAAAGCTCTCCTGTTTCTGTGCAAGATCCATGGTTTAGTGAACAGAGTTCACCTTCAACAAATAGCTTATTGGGTAATGTAGTCCGATGA
- the LOC115711967 gene encoding uncharacterized protein LOC115711967: MAATSATVSPLLNTFTLRRVRNDLPPSYNPPSLKATPAKMMSSIPSRRQLLFLIPATVTAVTVGDRASMAADIPLFGIRKGLRKVEKEAEEIVKEGFEAADKGIEAAEKGIESAEKGIESAEKEIETAVSFGGLAQAAAVAGAEVLGVLVATSVVNGILGPEPNKS, from the coding sequence ATGGCTGCCACATCAGCCACCGTATCACCTCTGCTCAACACCTTCACGCTCCGGCGCGTGCGCAATGACCTTCCGCCCTCCTACAATCCACCATCTCTCAAAGCAACGCCGGCGAAAATGATGTCCTCCATTCCCAGTCGCAGACAGCTTCTGTTCTTAATTCCGGCAACGGTGACCGCAGTCACCGTAGGGGACAGAGCTTCGATGGCTGCGGACATTCCGCTGTTTGGGATAAGGAAAGGGCTGAGGAAGGTGGAGAAGGAGGCGGAGGAGATCGTTAAGGAAGGGTTCGAGGCGGCGGATAAGGGAATCGAAGCGGCTGAGAAAGGGATCGAATCGGCGGAGAAAGGTATCGAAAGTGCGGAGAAAGAGATTGAGACGGCGGTGAGTTTCGGCGGCTTAGCGCAGGCTGCGGCGGTGGCCGGAGCCGAGGTTTTGGGGGTTTTGGTGGCTACTTCAGTTGTGAATGGTATTTTGGGACCAGAACCTAACAAGTCCtag